A stretch of the Bacillus sp. B-jedd genome encodes the following:
- a CDS encoding amidohydrolase family protein, which translates to MKTKLKGRYVIGFDGNDHVIIENAEVVYEQDTIIYVGKEYSGEVNEEIDAGYAVISPGFIDLNALGDIDHDILHMEANSRRQKNLLWSERYVQNGHHEVMTAEEEAFKSLFAYSQLILHGITTAMPITSVFYKKWAETYEELASAANHAASLGLRIYLGPSYQSGMRVVQKNGDIKLYWDEAAGREGLQRAVRFVEEFDGANDGLVRGMLAPERIECQTAESLSQTKYYSDKLGVPIKLHAAQGSFEYHSILEKHGVTPIKYLYDLGFLGPRTGIPHAHFIAGYSGAQTGAGDDMAILKETKTTAIHCPLIIGRHMEALESFAKYKRAGINLALGTDTFPPDMFQNIRTGSMFSRYIEKEVEDSTFADLFRAATLGGANYLGREDLGRISVGAKADIIAIGLDGFHMGVIDDPIRTIMASGTGRDVKLSVINGKVVMKDQKIPHLDLDEIKRRGQQYFNKMKKGYLERDYQQLPESELFPPSFKIVDFI; encoded by the coding sequence ATGAAAACGAAACTAAAAGGCAGATATGTCATCGGGTTTGATGGCAACGATCATGTGATTATCGAAAACGCTGAGGTGGTTTACGAACAAGACACCATTATTTATGTCGGAAAAGAATATTCCGGTGAAGTAAACGAAGAGATAGATGCCGGTTATGCTGTCATTAGTCCGGGCTTTATTGATTTAAATGCGCTCGGTGATATTGACCATGATATTTTACATATGGAAGCCAATTCAAGAAGACAGAAGAACCTGCTTTGGTCAGAGCGTTATGTCCAAAATGGCCATCATGAGGTCATGACGGCTGAAGAAGAGGCCTTCAAATCCCTTTTTGCCTACTCGCAATTAATTCTTCATGGAATCACCACAGCCATGCCCATCACATCTGTTTTTTATAAAAAATGGGCAGAAACATATGAAGAACTTGCATCGGCAGCGAATCACGCCGCTAGTCTGGGATTAAGAATCTATCTTGGCCCAAGCTATCAATCTGGGATGAGGGTGGTTCAGAAGAATGGCGACATTAAACTGTACTGGGATGAAGCGGCAGGAAGAGAAGGTTTACAGAGGGCAGTAAGGTTTGTGGAGGAATTTGATGGAGCGAACGATGGATTGGTCAGAGGAATGCTTGCACCGGAACGGATTGAATGCCAGACGGCAGAAAGCCTATCGCAGACAAAATATTATAGCGATAAGTTAGGCGTGCCCATTAAACTGCATGCTGCTCAAGGAAGCTTTGAATACCACTCGATACTAGAAAAACATGGAGTTACACCAATTAAGTATTTATATGACCTTGGCTTCTTGGGCCCAAGAACAGGAATTCCCCACGCGCATTTTATTGCAGGATATAGCGGAGCGCAAACAGGCGCCGGGGATGATATGGCTATTTTAAAAGAAACAAAGACAACCGCCATTCATTGTCCATTAATCATTGGAAGGCATATGGAGGCTTTGGAATCCTTTGCAAAATATAAAAGGGCAGGAATCAATTTAGCGCTAGGGACAGATACCTTTCCACCGGATATGTTCCAAAATATCCGCACTGGCAGCATGTTCTCACGATATATCGAAAAGGAAGTGGAGGATTCGACCTTTGCAGATCTTTTCCGGGCGGCCACACTGGGAGGAGCAAATTACTTAGGCAGGGAGGATCTAGGCCGCATTTCGGTTGGAGCGAAAGCAGATATTATTGCAATTGGCTTAGATGGCTTTCATATGGGCGTTATTGACGATCCAATCCGCACCATAATGGCAAGCGGAACAGGAAGGGATGTAAAGCTTTCCGTTATTAACGGAAAAGTGGTCATGAAGGACCAAAAAATCCCTCATTTGGACTTAGATGAAATTAAAAGGAGAGGGCAGCAGTATTTTAACAAAATGAAAAAGGGATATTTAGAAAGGGATTATCAGCAGCTGCCCGAAAGTGAATTATTTCCACCTTCTTTTAAAATAGTCGATTTTATCTAA
- a CDS encoding DUF5381 family protein — translation MENNIRITNDKVEVVYLPFWAGCMVFGSGLMTVGGLFILFYGVPTSGILRAFFGIIIGIFGTLFFGSILLKVISVLLSGRAVFTIEDGELKGRKKAIPIREIEDIYWGGASSIKYIKVKTLNNKKIKLSTYNLVSEVPVNHVIETYIIPHASPDLKSNWEKRKQSQELNKISITK, via the coding sequence ATGGAAAATAATATTAGGATAACGAATGATAAGGTGGAAGTAGTCTACCTGCCATTTTGGGCAGGTTGTATGGTGTTCGGAAGCGGACTAATGACTGTAGGGGGATTATTTATACTATTTTACGGCGTACCAACTTCAGGTATTCTGAGAGCGTTCTTTGGAATCATTATTGGCATTTTCGGTACGTTGTTTTTCGGCAGTATTTTATTAAAGGTCATTTCTGTTTTGCTTTCTGGAAGAGCGGTGTTTACTATTGAAGACGGAGAATTGAAGGGGCGGAAAAAAGCCATCCCAATCAGGGAAATTGAAGATATTTATTGGGGTGGGGCGTCTTCTATAAAATATATTAAGGTCAAAACTTTAAATAATAAAAAAATAAAACTTTCTACATACAACCTAGTATCGGAAGTCCCAGTTAATCATGTAATAGAAACGTATATTATTCCCCACGCATCGCCGGATTTAAAGAGCAATTGGGAAAAAAGAAAACAAAGCCAGGAGTTAAACAAAATCAGCATAACAAAATAG
- a CDS encoding tRNA dihydrouridine synthase yields the protein MKDNFWLDLPRPFFILAPMEDVTDVVFRHVVSEAGRPDVFFTEFTNTESYCHPEGIKSVRGRLTFTEDEQPIVAHIWGDKPEFFRQMSIGMAELGFKGIDINMGCPVPNVAHHGKGSGLIRRPEIAAEIIQAAKAGGLPVSVKTRLGYTKVDEWQDWLTHILKQDIANLSIHLRTRDEMSQVDAHWELIPEIKKLRDQVAPNTLLTINGDILDRQTGLKLADQYGVDGVMIGRGIFKNPFAFEKEPKEHSSKELLDLLRLHLDLHDQYELRSFKALHRFFKIYVKGFRGASELRNQLMSTESTDEVRAMLDDFEAKNLDGIAEQ from the coding sequence ATGAAAGATAATTTTTGGCTTGATTTACCGCGGCCTTTTTTTATACTTGCACCAATGGAAGATGTGACCGATGTTGTTTTTCGCCATGTAGTGAGTGAAGCGGGCAGACCTGATGTGTTTTTTACTGAGTTTACAAACACGGAGAGTTATTGCCATCCGGAAGGAATCAAAAGTGTGCGTGGGCGTTTGACGTTTACGGAGGACGAACAGCCGATTGTCGCGCATATTTGGGGAGATAAACCAGAATTTTTTCGGCAAATGAGTATTGGTATGGCAGAACTAGGGTTTAAGGGCATTGATATCAATATGGGCTGCCCAGTGCCTAATGTAGCGCATCACGGAAAGGGAAGCGGTCTTATCCGCCGACCGGAAATTGCGGCAGAAATCATTCAAGCTGCAAAAGCAGGGGGCTTGCCCGTTAGTGTCAAGACTAGACTTGGTTACACGAAAGTAGACGAATGGCAAGACTGGCTGACACACATATTGAAACAAGACATTGCTAACCTTTCCATTCACTTGCGTACAAGAGATGAAATGAGCCAGGTGGATGCTCATTGGGAGTTGATTCCGGAGATTAAAAAACTTCGTGACCAAGTGGCGCCGAATACACTCCTGACAATCAATGGGGATATCCTTGACCGTCAAACCGGCTTAAAGCTCGCCGATCAATACGGTGTTGATGGAGTCATGATTGGGCGTGGAATTTTTAAAAATCCGTTTGCCTTTGAAAAAGAACCGAAAGAACATAGCAGTAAGGAATTGCTTGATCTTTTAAGGCTGCATCTGGATCTCCATGATCAATACGAGTTGCGTTCGTTCAAGGCCCTTCATCGCTTTTTCAAAATATATGTCAAGGGGTTTCGAGGAGCAAGTGAGTTGAGAAATCAACTAATGAGCACAGAATCAACCGATGAAGTGCGGGCGATGCTGGATGACTTTGAGGCAAAGAATCTAGACGGAATCGCGGAACAGTAG
- a CDS encoding AAA family ATPase — protein sequence MQQQTKWNDELEQKGYVDDEAEILAYILEHDQTLSAKEIAGLLVMAAKSRFQKDKRDRLGIVWMKRAAELDPVNLDAQGFLNKSTLQMALPFLDSLNFPPIRETDNRTTKQKIAEEYIMICRDFLEQADDQLEQLDHSLQGAVDPKQEQIYNLMLDAIKSTSELLKAAEEYEQSITGVFHTAAYMEELSARLEHVEAIKKDWASQFAGTSLQENEAKGNAIDELNQMIGLETVKGRVKDYYQYLKFQKKRKDMGFQMKDELSLNFVLTGNPGTGKTTLSRLLARIFHELGFLPREEVIETNRSQLVGSYVGQTEENVRAIVSKAVGGVLFIDEAYSLKREGQSGNDYGQAAIDTLVSLMTGEEFGGKFAVILAGYPEEMRSFLDANPGLRSRFPQSNQIFLRDYTNEELVTIAEKISAENDYLLTRSAKNALEERLERERVDETFGNARTVHTLVLEAIFKKGAAKDDKTLDILRFSILDGNDFKLPVQENRNRPLEKLDRLIGLHSIKAEMKTQAAFVKLQQMRRDSGLPTVPIQLHSVFTGNPGTGKTTVAKIYAEILKENGFLKRGHLVIASRADLVASYVGQTAEKTRRKVRDALGGVLFIDEAYSLLSSSGGDFGKEAIETLVDEMTRHNENLVIVLAGYPKQMDALLEFNPGLRSRFKKFFHFPDYTTEELLEIMINYAETYHYKLSGEAEDYILESLKGWQVTGNGRFAANLIEDAIQAQSLRLSLMEDIASADAEALSKLELADIEEALKKIRNGQKE from the coding sequence ATGCAGCAGCAAACAAAATGGAACGATGAACTGGAACAAAAAGGGTATGTCGATGACGAAGCGGAAATCCTTGCCTATATCTTGGAGCATGATCAAACACTTAGTGCAAAGGAAATTGCCGGACTGCTTGTGATGGCTGCGAAGTCCCGCTTCCAAAAAGACAAAAGGGACCGGCTTGGGATAGTCTGGATGAAGCGGGCTGCTGAGCTTGACCCAGTTAATCTTGATGCACAAGGATTCCTGAACAAATCTACCTTGCAGATGGCATTGCCATTTTTAGATTCATTGAATTTTCCGCCTATCAGAGAAACCGATAATCGGACGACAAAGCAGAAAATAGCTGAGGAATATATAATGATCTGCCGAGATTTCCTTGAACAGGCGGATGACCAGCTTGAGCAACTGGACCACTCGCTTCAAGGGGCAGTGGATCCAAAACAGGAACAGATCTATAACTTGATGCTGGATGCAATCAAATCCACGAGCGAACTTTTAAAAGCCGCCGAGGAATACGAACAATCGATTACAGGAGTTTTTCACACAGCGGCATATATGGAGGAACTGTCCGCAAGACTTGAACACGTAGAGGCAATAAAAAAAGATTGGGCCAGCCAATTCGCTGGAACTTCACTGCAAGAAAATGAAGCTAAAGGAAATGCAATCGATGAATTAAATCAGATGATTGGCCTTGAAACTGTCAAAGGCCGCGTCAAGGATTATTATCAATACCTTAAGTTTCAAAAAAAGCGTAAAGACATGGGCTTCCAGATGAAAGATGAGCTTAGCCTTAATTTTGTCCTTACTGGGAACCCTGGTACGGGAAAAACAACCCTATCCAGGCTTTTGGCAAGAATTTTTCATGAGCTTGGCTTTTTGCCGAGGGAAGAGGTTATAGAAACAAATAGATCTCAGCTGGTAGGCTCATATGTTGGCCAAACGGAGGAAAATGTTCGCGCGATTGTCAGTAAGGCCGTTGGCGGGGTTTTGTTTATTGATGAAGCCTATAGCCTTAAACGGGAAGGCCAATCTGGCAATGACTATGGACAAGCTGCGATTGATACACTCGTTTCGTTGATGACCGGAGAGGAATTTGGCGGAAAGTTCGCCGTTATCCTGGCCGGCTATCCGGAAGAAATGAGGAGCTTCCTTGATGCGAATCCGGGTCTTCGAAGCCGATTCCCTCAATCAAACCAAATTTTCCTTCGTGACTATACAAATGAGGAGCTGGTTACAATAGCGGAGAAAATATCCGCAGAAAATGACTACCTTTTAACAAGATCGGCAAAGAACGCATTAGAGGAACGTCTTGAACGTGAAAGGGTGGACGAAACTTTCGGGAACGCAAGAACGGTTCATACTCTTGTTCTTGAAGCCATTTTCAAAAAGGGAGCCGCAAAGGATGACAAAACGCTAGACATTCTTCGCTTCTCTATTCTTGACGGAAACGACTTCAAGCTGCCAGTGCAAGAAAATCGCAATCGGCCTCTTGAAAAGCTGGACCGCCTGATTGGATTACATTCCATAAAGGCTGAAATGAAAACCCAAGCTGCCTTCGTCAAACTCCAGCAAATGAGGAGGGACAGCGGCCTGCCGACGGTCCCTATACAGCTTCATTCGGTATTTACCGGAAACCCTGGTACAGGAAAGACAACGGTGGCAAAAATATATGCGGAAATATTGAAAGAAAACGGCTTCCTAAAACGCGGCCATTTAGTGATTGCCAGCAGAGCGGACCTTGTCGCCAGCTATGTCGGCCAAACAGCAGAGAAAACGAGAAGAAAAGTCCGTGATGCACTCGGGGGAGTCCTGTTCATTGATGAAGCATATTCGTTGCTTAGCTCATCTGGAGGGGATTTCGGCAAGGAAGCTATTGAAACACTAGTAGATGAAATGACGAGGCATAATGAAAATCTCGTCATAGTCCTTGCGGGATACCCGAAACAGATGGATGCACTACTGGAATTTAACCCTGGGTTAAGGTCCCGCTTTAAAAAGTTCTTCCATTTTCCTGATTACACTACAGAGGAACTCCTTGAAATAATGATTAACTATGCAGAAACTTATCACTACAAGCTTTCTGGGGAAGCTGAGGACTATATCCTTGAGTCGCTCAAGGGTTGGCAGGTTACGGGAAATGGCAGGTTTGCGGCGAATTTAATTGAAGATGCCATCCAGGCCCAGTCGTTGAGGCTCTCCTTGATGGAAGATATTGCTTCAGCCGATGCCGAAGCGCTATCAAAGCTTGAATTGGCAGACATAGAGGAAGCCTTAAAGAAAATACGAAATGGGCAAAAAGAATGA
- a CDS encoding YfjD family protein — translation MGNNIRITNDKVEVVYLPFWAGCMVFISGLITIVGLFILFYIVPNSGIVRAFFGVIIGTIGTIFCASILLRVVSVLLSGRAVYTVEGGKLKGRKKVIPISEIKDIYWGGAASIKYIKVQTMSNKRIKLSTYNLVSEEPVNYVIETYIIPHANPELKINWEKRKQRQELNNITMTK, via the coding sequence ATGGGAAATAATATTAGGATAACGAATGATAAAGTTGAAGTGGTTTATTTACCCTTTTGGGCAGGTTGTATGGTTTTTATAAGTGGACTAATAACCATTGTAGGGCTTTTCATTTTATTTTACATTGTACCTAATTCTGGCATTGTAAGAGCATTCTTTGGTGTAATAATTGGTACGATTGGCACAATTTTTTGCGCAAGTATTTTATTAAGAGTTGTATCTGTTTTACTTTCTGGAAGGGCTGTATATACGGTTGAAGGCGGGAAATTAAAGGGCCGGAAAAAAGTCATCCCAATCAGTGAGATTAAAGATATTTATTGGGGTGGAGCTGCTTCCATAAAATATATTAAGGTCCAAACTATGAGTAATAAGAGAATTAAACTTTCTACATACAATCTAGTATCAGAAGAGCCTGTTAATTATGTGATTGAGACGTATATAATTCCCCATGCAAATCCAGAGCTAAAGATCAATTGGGAGAAAAGAAAACAAAGGCAGGAGTTAAACAACATCACCATGACAAAATAA
- a CDS encoding amino acid permease, with amino-acid sequence MGGVKTGLKRKLTARHISMIAIGGSIGTGLFLGSGATIHQAGPGGALVAYGLIGFMVYLLMTSLGEMGTYMPVTGSFNTYATKFVDPAFGFAIGWIYWMSWATTIAVEASAAAILMKFWLPEVPSFVWSGLFLLLIFTINFLSVKNYGEAEYWLSMIKVVAIIVFLIAGFMMVFGIMSGEAIGTRVFLSNGGPMHGGILTVIGIFMIAGFSFQGTEIVGIVAGESKNPEKNIPKAIKQVFWRILLFYMLSILVIGLIVPFTDKSLLNEDVGNIALSPFTLVFERAGIAFAASIMNAVILSSVFSAGNSGLYASARMLYTMAKEKQAPAFFAKLNKNNVPIAALIFTLMFGLLTFLSSFFGEGKVFMWLLNISGLAGFIAWAGIAVSHYRFRRGYIAQGYDVDKLVYKAKWFPLGPILAAGLCIFIIIGQNYQAFIGGHIDWQGIVVTYIGIPIFFGLWFGYKFIKKTKWIKLKDIKF; translated from the coding sequence ATGGGGGGAGTCAAAACAGGGCTAAAGCGCAAGCTGACGGCCAGGCACATAAGCATGATTGCGATTGGCGGAAGCATTGGAACGGGGCTTTTCCTCGGCAGCGGTGCTACTATCCACCAGGCGGGACCAGGGGGAGCGCTCGTTGCTTATGGCCTTATCGGCTTTATGGTTTATCTTTTAATGACCAGCCTTGGAGAGATGGGCACGTATATGCCGGTTACCGGCTCGTTCAACACCTATGCGACCAAATTCGTCGATCCCGCTTTCGGTTTTGCGATTGGCTGGATTTATTGGATGAGTTGGGCGACAACGATTGCGGTCGAAGCCTCCGCTGCGGCGATCCTGATGAAATTCTGGCTGCCGGAAGTACCATCGTTTGTATGGAGCGGACTTTTTTTATTACTCATTTTTACAATCAACTTTCTGTCCGTAAAAAATTATGGGGAAGCGGAATATTGGCTGTCGATGATTAAGGTCGTGGCGATTATCGTCTTTTTGATCGCAGGGTTCATGATGGTTTTCGGAATCATGTCCGGTGAGGCAATCGGCACAAGAGTGTTTCTGTCTAATGGAGGACCGATGCACGGGGGGATTTTAACAGTGATCGGCATCTTCATGATTGCCGGCTTCTCCTTTCAGGGGACGGAAATCGTCGGGATTGTGGCGGGAGAAAGCAAAAATCCTGAAAAGAACATTCCGAAAGCGATTAAGCAGGTTTTCTGGCGGATCCTTCTATTTTATATGCTGTCCATTCTTGTAATCGGCTTGATTGTTCCTTTTACGGATAAATCGCTATTGAACGAGGATGTGGGAAATATTGCGCTAAGCCCGTTTACACTTGTATTCGAGCGGGCAGGAATTGCATTTGCCGCTTCCATCATGAATGCAGTTATCCTAAGCTCTGTGTTTTCCGCAGGCAACTCGGGTCTTTACGCGTCTGCAAGGATGCTTTATACAATGGCAAAAGAAAAACAGGCGCCGGCCTTTTTTGCCAAGCTTAACAAAAACAACGTGCCGATTGCGGCACTAATCTTCACCCTCATGTTCGGCCTTCTTACATTCCTCAGCTCTTTCTTCGGGGAAGGGAAAGTCTTCATGTGGCTCCTTAACATTTCGGGGCTTGCCGGATTCATCGCCTGGGCTGGAATTGCTGTCAGCCACTATCGCTTCCGGCGCGGGTACATTGCGCAGGGGTATGACGTAGACAAGCTTGTTTATAAAGCGAAGTGGTTCCCGCTCGGCCCGATTCTGGCAGCCGGCCTTTGTATATTCATTATCATCGGGCAAAATTACCAGGCGTTTATCGGCGGCCACATTGATTGGCAGGGAATCGTCGTCACTTATATTGGCATCCCGATTTTCTTCGGCCTGTGGTTTGGATATAAATTTATCAAGAAAACAAAATGGATTAAACTTAAGGATATTAAATTTTAG
- a CDS encoding glutathione ABC transporter substrate-binding protein has translation MKAFWGGRNLLLLMAIVFLITGCSTNKGADTQGAGKKSAKEDGGTLVIARLSDVENLDQQFMSTINAASVTHRKMYEGLVGRDKNAEIQPLLAEEWEQLNDTTWEFKLKKGVKFHDGTDFKADAVKATFDRLLDPKVASPRAGVLKMVKEVKIVDDYTVQFLLSEPFSPLLSILASHEGGIISPKTIEKFGKNIIKEPNGTGPFVFESWTPGQEIILTKNEDYWGEKAKVDKVAFKVIPEETTRISMLETGEAQIAEPLSVPMIETVEASKAMEVYRSEGYGTEYIGFNVKKKPFNDERVRKAIAHAVEMDSILKGVYNNVGKEANSLLGSKVFGYDPDIKAYEYNLTEAKKLLAEAGYPNGFEVTLKTMDSKERINMAEVLQSQLKGVGIKLKIQVIEYGTFADQVNKGDSDMFILSWRNATGDADYNQYNLFHSSSMDGGGNTFYYSNKEVDRLLEEARMEKDQEKRKELYSQTQEIEMKEALYVPVRVIENLAAVSKDVKGFSISPSGYLELNEVSVK, from the coding sequence ATGAAAGCATTTTGGGGAGGAAGAAATTTATTACTGCTAATGGCGATAGTATTTCTTATTACTGGTTGTTCAACTAATAAGGGGGCAGACACACAAGGGGCAGGGAAGAAATCGGCAAAAGAAGATGGTGGGACACTCGTGATCGCCCGTTTATCCGATGTGGAAAATTTGGATCAGCAGTTTATGTCCACGATTAACGCAGCAAGTGTCACGCACCGCAAGATGTATGAAGGTTTAGTCGGCCGCGATAAGAACGCTGAAATTCAACCGTTGCTTGCAGAAGAATGGGAACAGTTGAATGATACTACCTGGGAGTTCAAATTAAAAAAGGGCGTAAAATTCCATGATGGCACGGATTTTAAGGCTGATGCAGTGAAGGCAACGTTTGATCGGCTACTAGATCCCAAGGTAGCTTCTCCAAGAGCGGGTGTTTTAAAAATGGTAAAAGAAGTGAAGATAGTTGATGATTATACCGTTCAATTTCTTTTATCAGAGCCATTTTCTCCGTTGCTTTCCATTTTGGCAAGCCATGAAGGCGGCATTATTAGCCCCAAGACTATTGAAAAGTTCGGAAAGAATATTATTAAAGAACCGAATGGTACCGGACCATTTGTTTTTGAATCGTGGACGCCAGGACAGGAGATTATCCTGACTAAAAACGAAGATTATTGGGGAGAAAAGGCGAAAGTAGATAAAGTAGCTTTTAAGGTCATCCCGGAAGAAACAACCAGAATATCCATGCTGGAGACAGGGGAAGCCCAAATTGCTGAACCGCTTTCGGTTCCGATGATTGAAACGGTTGAAGCTTCGAAGGCAATGGAAGTTTACCGAAGTGAGGGCTATGGAACAGAATATATTGGTTTTAACGTCAAAAAGAAACCATTCAATGATGAAAGAGTCCGGAAAGCAATTGCCCATGCTGTTGAAATGGATTCTATTCTGAAAGGAGTCTACAATAATGTTGGGAAAGAGGCTAATTCGTTATTAGGTTCTAAGGTTTTCGGTTACGACCCCGACATTAAAGCATACGAATATAACTTGACTGAAGCGAAGAAATTACTCGCTGAGGCAGGTTATCCGAATGGCTTTGAAGTGACTCTTAAAACAATGGATAGCAAAGAACGGATAAATATGGCTGAAGTGCTTCAATCCCAATTAAAGGGGGTTGGCATTAAATTGAAAATCCAGGTAATAGAGTACGGAACCTTTGCTGATCAAGTAAACAAGGGAGATTCCGATATGTTTATCCTGAGCTGGAGAAATGCGACTGGAGATGCTGATTACAATCAGTATAACCTTTTCCATAGCAGTTCAATGGATGGTGGGGGGAACACATTCTACTATAGTAATAAAGAAGTGGACCGATTACTAGAAGAGGCGCGTATGGAAAAAGACCAAGAAAAGCGGAAAGAATTATATTCCCAGACACAGGAAATAGAAATGAAAGAAGCACTCTATGTTCCGGTTCGAGTCATTGAAAATCTAGCCGCTGTCTCGAAAGATGTCAAAGGCTTTTCGATAAGCCCATCGGGTTATCTCGAATTGAATGAAGTATCAGTAAAGTAA
- a CDS encoding YfjD family protein — MKNNIRITNDKVEVVYLPSWAGCMVLGSGIMTAGGLFTLFYIVPNTGIVRAFFGVIIGFIGTIFFGSILLRIISVLLSGRAVYTVESGKLKGRKKAIPISEIKDIYWGGAESIKYIMVKTINNKKVKLSTYNLVLEEHVEHVLEKYVIPHANPELKTNWEKRKQRQESNDISATK; from the coding sequence ATGAAAAATAATATTAGAATAACGAATGATAAGGTGGAAGTGGTCTATTTGCCATCTTGGGCGGGTTGTATGGTGTTGGGTAGTGGCATAATGACCGCTGGGGGGCTTTTTACCCTTTTTTACATCGTACCGAATACAGGTATTGTACGAGCTTTTTTTGGAGTCATTATTGGCTTTATTGGTACCATTTTTTTTGGGAGCATTTTGTTGAGGATCATATCTGTTTTACTTTCTGGAAGGGCCGTATATACGGTTGAAAGCGGGAAACTGAAAGGCCGAAAAAAAGCCATCCCTATCAGCGAGATTAAAGATATTTATTGGGGTGGGGCGGAATCTATAAAATATATAATGGTCAAGACTATAAATAATAAAAAAGTAAAACTTTCTACATATAACTTAGTTTTAGAAGAACATGTCGAACATGTATTGGAAAAGTATGTAATTCCCCACGCAAATCCCGAGCTAAAGACCAATTGGGAAAAAAGGAAACAAAGGCAGGAGTCAAACGACATTAGCGCAACAAAATGA
- a CDS encoding DUF5381 family protein: MENNIKIADDKVEVVYLPSWAGCMVFGSGLMTAGALFILFYGVPNSGIVKAFFGIIIGMIGTIFCASILLRIISVLLTGRALYTIEKGMLKGRKKAIPIREIKDIYWGGAASIKYIIVQTLNNKKIKLSTYNLVSEHPVNHVIETYVLPHANQELKSNWDKRKQSRELNNISVTK; this comes from the coding sequence ATGGAAAATAATATTAAGATAGCGGATGATAAGGTTGAAGTGGTCTATCTGCCATCTTGGGCAGGTTGTATGGTGTTTGGAAGTGGATTAATGACCGCTGGGGCACTTTTTATCCTTTTTTACGGCGTACCCAATTCAGGCATTGTAAAAGCATTCTTTGGAATAATCATTGGTATGATTGGCACAATTTTTTGCGCAAGTATTTTATTAAGGATAATTTCTGTTTTACTTACAGGAAGGGCTTTATATACGATTGAAAAGGGGATGCTGAAAGGTCGGAAAAAAGCCATCCCAATCAGGGAAATTAAAGATATTTATTGGGGCGGAGCGGCCTCTATAAAATATATAATTGTCCAAACCCTTAATAATAAAAAAATTAAGCTGTCCACATATAATTTGGTGTCAGAACATCCTGTAAATCATGTAATAGAAACGTATGTCCTTCCCCACGCTAACCAGGAGCTAAAGAGCAACTGGGATAAAAGGAAACAAAGCAGGGAGTTAAACAATATCAGCGTAACAAAATAG